One Aethina tumida isolate Nest 87 chromosome 5, icAetTumi1.1, whole genome shotgun sequence genomic window carries:
- the LOC109607463 gene encoding protein tiptop-like, which produces MTRRKQNCPKRMKWEGGEEGSPEEGDKLDGEEDVGSMTPTSAVSPAPQDDDPQSPTPGDMPSPATPKSLNEENCRDRNSRCNSRDSVESPIPPRSPSAESLMSERAALLRGVPLGTSLSPVGVTLPPTLPAAAAAALLPPQSAAMAAYLNAAAAAVAQQSHRLMMTSPLPANFNRASISPLVSSSSSPPGLIRSPGDVPVQSPSGEGILDFSKRSHKSDAGDSDSDVVNLSKPDSPPCSAEIGNGPLDLSVSSRKRTSEEPLTQPPQRKARTDYKPQIPQWPGSLGASHLPYFAAAVAAASSLSPKSNTPELWNGKLKHVTPTPSDATKALEKMSELSKLGGEDLFRTMANAAPGNSASNRHSAWQSHWLNKGAEQAKDVLKCVWCKQSFPSLAAMTTHMKEAKHCGVNVPVPPMQSQNVNPQPPQISSPSHSNTTSSSNSSKPNPSDLNMLIKETMPLPRKLVRGQDVWLGKGAEQTRQILKCMWCGQSFRSLAEMTSHMQQTQHYTNIISQEQIISWRSSDEKGGGGSSSSGSNPPPGGASSHVSAVLTCKVCDQAFSSLKELSNHMVKNSHYKEHIMRSITESGGRRRQTREKRKKSLPVRKLLELERAQHEFKNGDNGSIIDKMRDSSSMAGRITCEKCGNKIETSQFVDHIRQCVGGMTSNQRNFLKNALMSNNILPPESPNRDKIKTPSDKSPSPQQRSPSVTDLSSKESAPSTDNNNGSSPSVLNAIEKLIEKSFDSRSRQNASFPGHNPGTAPMGSSILKRLGIDESVDYTKPLVDAQTMNLLRNYHQQQSQHYGRRERSGSESSSVSERGSSRVDSLTPERKIEVTGMPTITSTPRSTPDIKREKSPLVEKSRELGELVVKKEMDDDNNDAGQLENHQEGGIKQEIKREAEDNEEEADSFHSNGDISKEEEEEKRTSPLTSPRQPVHAPDIVPASPCRNSTASPASSDRSATPRSTNGERKPPGGGSLGALSSMFDSLSGANASSNDNNSQSTGKRGSSHPLAALQKLCDKTETNTNNRSHGTAPPSSSSSSSISASNIITSSGSSSSSGIGGTAPGAILAFSWACNDAVMTSDSIMKCAFCDTPFISKGAYRHHLSKMHFVKDGVIPDPVALKSSSQQASSSSSSAGIPLKGTTLVPTSSTSGGPTSGGSKSPPAPASFEESPHSKFLKYTELAKQLSSKYV; this is translated from the exons GGGAAGGTGGTGAAGAAGGATCTCCGGAAGAAGGAGACAAATTGGACGGCGAAGAAGACGTTGGATCGATGACTCCAACTTCCGCCGTCTCTCCTGCACCTCAGGACGATGACCCACAATCTCCGACACCCGGTGACATGCCATCGCCAGCTACACCGAAGTCTTTGAACGAAGAAAACTGCAG AGATCGTAACTCGCGTTGCAACTCTCGAGACTCTGTGGAATCACCGATCCCTCCGAGAAGCCCTTCAGCCGAGTCGTTAATGTCTGAAAGAGCCGCTCTGTTAAGGGGAGTACCCCTGGGCACTTCTTTGAGCCCCGTCGGCGTAACCCTTCCGCCGACGTTGCCGGCAGCAGCAGCCGCAGCTCTTCTACCACCGCAATCCGCCGCCATGGCTGCTTATCTCAACGCTGCGGCTGCCGCGGTGGCTCAACAATCGCACAGACTCATGATGACGTCTCCGCTACCGGCCAATTTCAATAGAGCTTCGATATCCCCGTTGGTTTCGTCTTCGTCCTCACCCCCGGGTTTGATTCGTTCACCCGGCGATGTACCCGTGCAGTCGCCCTCGGGCGAAGGCATCCTGGACTTTAGCAAACGCAGTCACAAAAGTGACGCCGGAGACAGCGACTCGGACGTGGTGAACCTAAGCAAACCGGATTCGCCGCCCTGCAGCGCAGAAATCGGCAACGGTCCCCTGGATTTATCAGTGAGCAGTCGAAAACGTACTTCGGAAGAACCGCTAACTCAACCGCCGCAACGCAAAGCCAGAACGGACTACAAGCCTCAAATACCCCAGTGGCCTGGCTCTTTGGGCGCTTCCCATCTACCGTACTTCGCAGCCGCAGTAGCTGCGGCCAGCAGTCTGTCACCCAAAAGCAACACTCCGGAACTGTGGAACGGGAAATTAAAACACGTCACGCCCACTCCAAGCGATGCCACCAAGGCGCTCGAAAAAATGAGCGAATTGAGTAAATTGGGAGGCGAAGATCTGTTCCGTACGATGGCGAACGCTGCGCCCGGAAACTCGGCCAGCAACAGACACAGCGCTTGGCAATCCCACTGGCTGAACAAGGGAGCGGAGCAAGCGAAAGACGTGCTCAAGTGCGTGTGGTGCAAGCAGAGTTTCCCGAGTCTGGCCGCCATGACCACCCACATGAAGGAAGCGAAACACTGCGGCGTCAACGTTCCCGTCCCTCCGATGCAATCGCAAAACGTAAATCCCCAACCGCCGCAGATTTCGTCGCCCTCCCACTCAAACACTACCTCCTCTTCGAACTCGTCCAAGCCCAATCCCTCAGACTTGAACATGTTAATCAAAGAGACGATGCCTTTGCCCAGGAAATTAGTTAGAGGTCAGGACGTGTGGTTGGGCAAAGGGGCGGAACAAACGAGACAGATTCTCAAGTGCATGTGGTGCGGCCAAAGCTTCAGATCTCTGGCAGAGATGACCTCTCACATGCAACAAACCCAACATTACACCAACATCATTTCTCAAGAACAAATCATCTCGTGGAGGTCGTCGGACGAAAAGGGTGGCGGAGGCAGCAGCAGTTCGGGAAGTAACCCTCCTCCGGGCGGCGCAAGCAGTCACGTAAGCGCCGTTCTGACTTGCAAAGTTTGCGACCAGGCTTTCAGTTCCTTGAAGGAACTCAGCAACCACATGGTGAAGAACTCCCACTACAAAGAGCACATAATGAGATCGATAACTGAGAGCGGCGGAAGACGTCGCCAGACCAGAGAGAAGCGCAAAAAATCGTTGCCCGTTCGAAAACTGTTGGAGTTGGAGAGGGCACAGCACGAATTCAAGAACGGCGACAACGGAAGCATCATCGATAAAATGCGCGACTCTTCGTCGATGGCCGGTAGAATCACGTGCGAAAAATGCGGCAATAAAATCGAGACGTCTCAATTCGTCGATCACATCAGACAGTGCGTCGGAGGCATGACGAGCAATCAGAGAAACTTTCTCAAAAACGCTCTGATGTCCAACAATATTCTACCTCCGGAAAGTCCGAACCGAGACAAAATCAAAACCCCCAGCGACAAATCGCCGTCGCCACAACAAAGGTCGCCGTCGGTGACCGATCTGAGTTCCAAAGAATCCGCACCGTCGACCGACAACAACAACGGATCGTCTCCGTCGGTGCTCAACGCCATTGAAAAACTGATCGAGAAGAGTTTCGACTCGAGATCTCGACAAAACGCCTCTTTCCCCGGTCACAATCCGGGCACCGCTCCCATGGGATCCAGCATACTGAAAAGGTTGGGAATCGACGAGAGTGTGGACTACACCAAACCGCTGGTGGACGCCCAAACCATGAACCTGCTGAGAAACTATCATCAGCAACAAAGTCAACATTACGGCAGAAGAGAGAGGAGTGGCAGCGAGTCGAGTTCCGTTTCCGAAAGGGGAAGCAGTCGAGTCGATTCCCTAACTCCCGAGAGGAAGATCGAGGTAACCGGCATGCCCACCATCACCAGCACTCCACGATCCACTCCCGACATCAAACGAGAGAAATCGCCGTTGGTCGAAAAGAGTCGGGAACTCGGTGAATTGGTCGTGAAGAAGGAGATGGACGACGACAACAACGATGCCGGACAATTGGAGAATCACCAGGAGGGGGGAATCAAACAGGAGATCAAACGCGAAGCGGAAGACAACGAAGAAGAGGCCGACAGTTTCCACAGCAACGGAGACATTAGCAAGGAAGAGGAGGAGGAGAAACGCACCAGTCCGTTGACCAGTCCGCGTCAGCCTGTTCATGCACCCGACATCGTGCCGGCGAGCCCTTGCAGAAACAGCACGGCCAGCCCTGCGAGCAGCGACAGGTCGGCGACACCGAGAAGCACCAACGGAGAGAGAAAACCTCCGGGAGGTGGCAGTTTGGGGGCGTTGAGCTCGATGTTTGACAGTTTATCCGGTGCCAACGCCTCTTCTAACGACAACAACAGTCAATCGACTGGCAAACGGGGCTCGAGCCATCCGCTGGCCGCTCTGCAAAAACTCTGCGATAAGACTGAAACTAACACAAACAACAGATCCCACGGCACGGCGCCcccgtcgtcgtcgtcgtcgtcgtcgatTTCCGCCTCCAACATCATCACCTCATCgggcagcagcagcagcagcggcATCGGCGGCACCGCTCCGGGTGCGATCTTGGCCTTCAGTTGGGCCTGCAACGACGCCGTCATGACGTCCGACTCGATAATGAAATGCGCGTTCTGTGATACGCCCTTCATTTCGAAAGGGGCGTACCGACACCACCTGTCGAAGATGCACTTCGTCAAAGACGGCGTCATTCCCGATCCGGTCGCGTTAAAGTCGTCGTCGCAACAGGCGTCGAGCAGCTCCTCCAGCGCCGGAATACCGCTGAAGGGTACCACCTTGGTGCCGACCAGTTCGACGAGCGGCGGTCCCACGTCCGGCGGCAGCAAGAGTCCACCGGCGCCGGCCAGCTTCGAGGAAAGTCCGCACTCCAAGTTTCTTAAGTATACCGAACTTGCCAAACAGTTGTCTAGTAAATACGTGTAA